The sequence TTCGGATATCTGGTCAAACCATTCCGGGAACGGGATCTGCATGTTACCATAGAAATGGCACGTGAGCGATCAAGACTTGAGAATGAACTTGCGGCAGCTAACCGGGAACTTGATTCATTCAGTTACTCAGTCTCACATGATCTACGGGCGCCTCTTATTGCCATAGACGGATACTCTCGTATTCTTGAAGAAACATATGCTGGATATCTCCCACCGGATGGGATAGAATGCCTCAGCAGGATAAGGCAGGCAGCAAACCAGATGGATCATCTCATTGAGGACTTTTTACGGCTGTCACGGGTGACACGGGCGCCTATACAGATGGTTCATCTTGATATTACGAAAATGGCTACTGAAATCCTGAACCAACTCGCACTGAATGATCCTGATCGCTCTGTTCAATGGGCTGTTGATGATGGACTTATTGCATTTGGTGATAAAGGTTTATGTGAGATAGCCTTGAAAAATATCCTTGGTAATGCCTGGAAATATACAATGCGTACACAAAGTGCGCAAATCGAGGTTGGAAGCATGATGCAGGGGCAGACGAAGGTCTTTTTCGTAAAAGACAACGGAGCAGGGTTCCCACCAGAAAAATCTCATCTTCTCTTCGCCCCTCTTCAGAGACTCCATCCGTACCAGGAATTTCCCGGAAATGGGATAGGCCTTGCAACCGTCCAGAGAATTATCCACCGACATGGAGGAAGGATCTGGGCTGAAGGATCTGTAGGAGAAGGAGCAACATTTTCCTTTACTCTTCCGGAAAAACAGGATAGATAACAACGTGGAGCCAGTGAATGCCTACAATACTC comes from Methanospirillum hungatei and encodes:
- a CDS encoding sensor histidine kinase, which gives rise to MTQVLIVEDEAIVAESIASKLRRYGYEVVDTLPTGEEAIEEAGKSRPDVILMDIHLAGKIDGIQAANLISTQYHIPVIFLTAYADEQTIARAKDSGPFGYLVKPFRERDLHVTIEMARERSRLENELAAANRELDSFSYSVSHDLRAPLIAIDGYSRILEETYAGYLPPDGIECLSRIRQAANQMDHLIEDFLRLSRVTRAPIQMVHLDITKMATEILNQLALNDPDRSVQWAVDDGLIAFGDKGLCEIALKNILGNAWKYTMRTQSAQIEVGSMMQGQTKVFFVKDNGAGFPPEKSHLLFAPLQRLHPYQEFPGNGIGLATVQRIIHRHGGRIWAEGSVGEGATFSFTLPEKQDR